A single genomic interval of Melitaea cinxia chromosome 18, ilMelCinx1.1, whole genome shotgun sequence harbors:
- the LOC123662408 gene encoding lopap-like gives MFSLFTFCFCIYYASGAEFTLPGECPNVKIHENLDYTKFSGVWYNVASYASDGRSIYDCASLDFQEDNLGYTLRETYVDIDQGNRTQKSYFARVDPTFDAGNKAQFIVSHEDGDKVLQFPFFILSTDYDGYAIAYTCKTLKKKLRTHYAFTWVLARSKEKLQGENLEKVESALSKYPELAEHRQSFVLKEFTEAACGYTKKFETDFFTSNFW, from the exons ATGTTCTcgttatttacattttgtttttgtatatattacgCGTCCGGAGCGGAGTTCACTTTGCCCGGAGAATGTCCAAATGTGAAGATACATGAGAACCTCGACTATACAAAG TTTTCAGGAGTCTGGTACAACGTAGCAAGTTATGCTAGTGATGGCCGAAGTATCTACGATTGTGCGTCACTAGACTTTCAAGAAGATAATCTTGGGTATACTTTGAGAGAGACATATGTTGATATTGATCAAGGAAATAGAACGCAAAAATCATACTTTGCAAGGGTTGACCCAACTTTTGATGCTGGTAATAAGGCTCAGTTCATAGTGAGCCATGAAGATGGAG ATAAAGTACTACAGTTCCCATTTTTTATACTGTCAACTGATTACGATGGATATGCTATCGCGTACACTTGTAAGACCTTGAAGAAAAAATTGAGAACGCACTATG CATTCACATGGGTGTTGGCCAGAAGCAAGGAGAAGTTACAAGGAGAAAACCTGGAGAAAGTCGAAAGTGCTCTTTCAAAGTACCCAGAGCTGGCAGAGCACAGACAGTCATTTGTACTGAAAGAATTTACAGAAGCAGCCTGTGGCTACACTAAGAAATTTGAGACTGATTTCTTTACTAGTAATTTctggtaa